One Ranitomeya variabilis isolate aRanVar5 chromosome 4, aRanVar5.hap1, whole genome shotgun sequence genomic window, GGGGATCATAGAGCTGAAATTAGCACTCATAAAAATAAGCACCAAATTATAAAACCCATATCTCTGCAACAATACGTtatattttgaaaaaacaaaaagcGGGATACTCAAGGGAACAGGTGGAATAAAATAAGagccaaaaactggccactttgatCTGGTGAGAGTTCCACCTTAAAGTGCTCAAACCCTTTTGATACTGGTCAGATTTTTCATAGGGCACATCAGGGGGAATTTAACCATGTATTTGTGTCATATTATGGTTTAAATTGATGCAAAAATTGCATTTGCCGAACAGTAAGATTTAACATGGGTATCTTtttctttgctttaaaaaaaaaaaaaatcatttgtgtgactcgtggggattttttttttcttgctatgaaTGGGTTTCTCATGTTCCGTGATCTCATTGTGCTGCTTAATGTCCTTTTTATAGGAGGTGATTAATCAGAATGGCATCACGCATGTGCTGAACGTCAGCTGCAGCTGTCCAAAGCCCGTCTTCATCTCTGATAACCATTTTCTACGCATCCCCATCAATGACAGCTACTGTGAGAAGATCCTGCCCTGGCTCGGTGCAGCTGTCGAGTTCATAGGTATCTTTTCCTCTCTCATTCCTATTATTACACATCTAATATCGTGAATACATCTGCTATCACATAAGCTGTATCCTACCCACAATCTATAATACAGTGGTAGAAAATGTTGGGTTTACAAGGTAAAATATTTATTGCCGGCCCCCAAAAAATGTCTATTGCCAGCTTCGCAATCTCATCAAATGACCAATTATGTAATACAAGGTAGAGTCGAAAAGTCTGAAttttttaaagggttatttccattttCATACATGGGTATTGTTggatagtgcttgtaaatacaagcaatttttcAAGTTACTGCTTGTTAACATTTTCAgcggttcttgagatattaacatttttctCTTGTTTACTGCTCGTCGACTTGGAGACCAACCACCGCTGctgaaagaaaagtgttaatatctcaaaaatggctgcaaattttaaaaagcagtaaattgcaaaagtgcttgtttttataaGCCCTATTCAATAATACCAATTTCTGAAAATGAGAATATCCCCTTTAATCAGTGATGTTCTGGCTGGTGAAAGTCCTGTGATTGCTAATGATTCAGTGAGCAAAAGCATTCAGTTAAATGTTGCTCATCTCTCTTCAGAGGATTGATTTCTGGAGGTTTCAGCATTTGGTCCCCAACCAAACAAAATTTCTGTAACAATTTACAGAGTAGTGTTTTatattaattttgcattttttcttCCCAGGAAAAGTGGAGCTGTTAAATGGTAAAgttttagtccattgcctggctggAATCTCCCGCTCAGCAGCCATTGCAATTGCTTACATCATGAGGTCGATGGGGCTTTCACTGGATGATGCATACAGGTAAATCAGCCAACTCTGTCTGGAGGCAGACTGTGAATTGAGCTGGAGAGCACTGGCCATTTTTCCCTCGGCCGGCACTGATACCCCTGCTAATGACCTGCTATCGGTTGTAGAACCCCCACTGATCTGATGTTGATGACCTCtcattgggataggtcatcaacgtCATAAGGCTGGAAAAATCGTTTAGTATACATAAAATGTCTCTAGCTTTGGAGGAACCTGCTCGTCTATACATTAGACCGATGGCAGTGATTTTTAGCGAGGACGGTAATACTTGATTTCCCTGTGGCGTGGCCCtgcagacaaatgtaactcttggTACCATATGCCCTTAATGATTGCAGCTAATCATCGGGATGAGCTGTGATCATCTTATGTCAAGGGACAAGTCTAACAAATGCTAATTGTATGACATTTGACATACTGAGACTTTGCTTGTTCAATTAgtccacaatttatttatttatttatttattttttttatggatgGTAATCTTATCTTTTTCTTGTTTCGATAGATTTGTTAAGGAAAAAAGACCCACCATTTCCCCCAACTTCAACTTTCTCGGACAGCTTCTTGAATATGAGATGAGTCTCGTCAATTTCCGGCAATCACATCCCGCCCAAACGGTTCATCCTGACAGCCCTACAGACAGTGAGCACTCCGAGCAGCCACGTACCGAAAAGCCTCCCAACACCGAACAGATTTGCCAAAGCATTCACAATCTCAACTCTATGTCCCAAGAAATAGAAGTGGCCATCGATGCCACCAAATTGGACAGCAGCTGTGTAAAGGACGAGTCTGAGTCCACCCTGGCGGGCAGGTTTACCTCCATGGGGATCTCATCTGACCAACGTCGTGAGATTAGTAGCTTGAAGCGTTCTTTCTCTCTGGACATAAAATCTGTCTACACGCCTTTGTCTTCTTCAACAGAATCGCGCACAAACTTTTATCAGTCTTCTCAACTTGTCCCATCATCCCAATCTGTTTCTTCCAAGCCGATGGGACTTTGGGATCGTTTTTTAGGTTTTGGACTTAATTTCCTCTACTTCTATTCTGAGGAGGAAGAAGCGCAGCAAAATCTAAACCACAAGGTCAGACCAAAGGGAATCTGTGATCAAAGAGATGCTCCCGAAAACTTAAAAAAGAGGCGAGCGAACACAAAGAGCCTAGATGAAGGACCACCTCGTCCCTTCACTCTCAACATTCCCAACTGCAAAGGCCAAACGTTTCTCAAGGAGAAGACTTTGGAAGTTGGATCAAGAGTGAGGACAATCTCTCCGGTTCCTCTGTGAGGAACATCTCAAAGGATGAAGAGATGAAAGAACATTTGGGATCTATCAAATgcacaaaacttttttttctttttgctgttgGTTTTCTGCTAAGAACCTTTTATTCTTTTCCGCATGTTAAGATCCCCCCGACAGGCCTGAGTAGCATGCTGAAAAATTAACTTGTTTTCAAAATGTTTCTTCATATTGAATGAGCAAATTTtggactaatttttttttttcgagCAAAGAGAAGACCTTTCGGTTCAGTGATGGGGAGAAAGTCACTATGTACCAAAGGCCCCGCCATCACTTGTTTTTTCAATTCTGTTGTGTGCAATTCTCTATCCTGACCTGCGGAGGCAGCGTTACGACCTTCCATCATAAGTTGGACATGGTCTTCTGAACTGAAACGTCAAGAAACCAAGAGGTGTCGAACGCGTTGTGTACCCAATATACCTCGTGCTTCACCCTATTGTCGGGGTAATATCGTGGTGTGTTGTGACCATCCTACTACGAACTCTTTTTATCCCGCTTGGTCTACCCGTCCAGATTATTACATTTGCACAGAATGGTCCATGCAATTTCACCCTTGGTGTAATGTAGAGAGGTATTAAGGGTAGttctataatatatatttatattttctatTCCTCTAGGTCTTACATGGATGTACGCCCTAGAAGCCAAGCAGTGTCTGTGACAATACTTTGCTGCCCTAATAcctcagttatttttattttttgtttattgctGTGAAACTTATTTAAGTATCCCCCTCCTAGCATGTTTGGGGTGTGCTCCCCTGCATATAACCCCCTAAAACGTAACCCACCTCTCAGGATTCAAGGGCGGCAATGTGGTCATTTTATGAAAAGTAGTGGTGGAAaagcttattttatttttttccattatttatttatacacgtgttttttgtttgtgtttttttcattttttttcctcttgcTTATGTTTAATAATCATTGAAGCCGTGAGTCTTTGTTATTGGCTGTGCCTTCGACTTTGTGACCTGCTGAAGAAAAGTGGGTTAATATAGGAAGATCAGGCAAAGTAAAATgtggctttgattttttttttttttttttttttttttaataatccttAACATGGCTCGTTGTTAAATTAGATTTGCTCACATTTAGTTGGGTACTCCTAAAGGCAGTTTGGAGTACTGCGCCCTAAAAAAGCACATTTTTATATTAAAATGCTTATGGTATTTGCCATGGCTTGCACTATCCTTTAAAAACAACATGTTTAAAAATCATAATTGTTCTTTACTCTGAGCccttttaagaccagggaatagtaAGTTTGGTAACTTAGTCACTCCTTGGAGTTTTACACTGTAGTTGGGTTTtctaaattccccccccccccccccccccaaaaaaaaatgtcatGCCCACATTGCCTACCTACCTATAGTGACGTCTCTCGCCACCTTTGTGATCTAAGCCTTATGAATTATgtaaaagctattttttttttttcttaaatgtattctgaattttttttaaatcaatgtggCTTAGGGTGCAATCAGAGGGCTGTGTAAATTGGaccgcagtgcacagactggccggcaGCTATCCCGGCTAGAGCATGATGACttcatatttctatgcagctgtcacgctctggTGGGGAGAGCCGCTGACCAGTCCCAAGTACTGCAGTctgatttatatggccgtctgactgcgcccttaaaggaaaatgtccagaaaaacaACACTGTGTTATAGCTAATGCAGGTGGTGGGAGCGTGACACAGAGGGTATTATTAGCGGGTATTATGTCATCTTATGGAAATCGGCAACTGGCATTGATAATGTCACCGCCTCGCCCTAGGAAATAAACATTATGCAAATAAACTCTTCTCCAGGAGGAAGAAAAACGGTCTTGTGCTGTCAGTAAGTAGCCCATTAGCAAAGATATTCGCCAAATCGGTCTTCCTCTGTAGACAGCTGTTTCGggctttttgcccctcatcagtgcagatcAAGGTAATAATTGGCTAGGTGATACGCCTTTAATGTTGGCCTCGGGGGTGAACAACGGCAGCATGTGCAGAAGGTTTTAAAGGTCAGACAGTTCTTCTTGGGGGGGGAAATAAAAGGTATACAAGTAAGCTCACTGCCGGAAGCAAAGAAACTGTTATTTCTTATAGTGCCAGCTGTTAAAAATGTCTTTAATCTTCCTTCTGGAGAAGAACTAATTTGCATAAAGGAATGTAAACAACACCAAAGAAAAAAACCCTGTATTATGCTCCGACTCCTCCTTTAACATTTAGTGCAATTATAattgttataaaacaaaaatgggaTCACCGATCCCAATAAACCTAAAGCCAAGTGTCAAGACGTCCAGAATCATGCCGGATCACATGAGGGTAAGAAGGATGGACATGAGGAACAACTGCTAGCAAATATGATTGCACTTGGTGTTTGGTGTGACGACGACTGCACGGTTGGGTGGTCCTGGTGGACATTGCTAATGGGAGATGTCATGATGACCACGACATTTGGGCACAAAGGAGAATCTCCGTAATGTCTAAGTCTCCATCAAGCCATTGCTTGGTGGCGAGTCCGGCCTGGGGTGAAGGATGGGAGTGCTCTGTATGTATGTAGTTAGTATTTTGTATTTGCATTTATTCGTGTCACACtgtgtttttattatatttatatttgaTTGGGTTTGTGCTTTAAGACTAACCATCTCTCGATTTTAAAGCAATGGCCAAAGAACTTTAATTCACTGTAACTTAACGTCCATGGGACAGACGTGCAGTTTTGCTTTCTCCTATGGGATTGGGGAATGAAGGAGACCTCGCTATGGTCTAATATTCCCATATTCCTTCCTCTCGTTCTCAATGACCAGCACTGACGTCCATATACCGGAGTGTGAACTTGAGTGGATGAATGAATGGgaagatttttcttttgttcttgtGCAGGTTCACAATGGTTCTGAGGTTCTCGCAGCTGAGTGCATTGCTCCCCTAGCGCTTCTCTGGTTGATGATCATAATAAAGATGTGAATCTTTTTAATTTCTGCGTCGCGTGTTTACTGGGTTGCTAATAAACACGGGGCTATGTTTGGCAAGAGGAAAGTAAATCTGGGTCACAGCTGTTGTTGGCTTCAAGTCCCTGCCCCGACCAACAAGGATCAGCAGATGGGAGATGAGCGGGTGCTGATCTGGTGGCTTCACGCTTATCTGAGCTATGTAGTATTGTTCTGCTGTTTCTAGTTTTGTTTATTTATGGGGTCATATTTTAAGGGTTTTTATTATTAAAGTTATCTCAATCTCAAATACATATCGCCTAAATGGCTGCATCATTGATGTATCGAAGGTAAATCCACTAGAGCGGGTGCAAATCTATTCGTAAGACCAGGTCCGTCATCGGTGGCCTTCAGATGAGATCCGTGAGAGTGATTTCTTGCCTGCCTCACTACTTGGCCAAAACTATTTTGGGCAGCCTGCTAAAAGATGCGTTCCCATTTTCCAGACTACAATCACCTCCTGAAAATACAATTGGACACCAGGTTTCCATCCAAGAATTAATTATCCTGGTGTCATTCACAAAACTTATCGAAACGCTACAAACTCTTCTGGGGTTTTGGAAGGTCCCCCACTTTCGAAGAATATTTCTTGAGTTGGCATATAGCTGTGAAAACGAGAAGACACGCAGTATATATTCTGCAATCCCTATACGGACTGCTTTAATATAACCAACACCTACTGCTTgacgaaaaaagtttgtaaggtagTAATGCAGTGTACAACAGACCTTATTCCCAAGAGGACCCATTGACATCCCCGAGACTTTCTTGCCACCagaatctctgcttttttctctgactTTTCACCAAAACAATCATGTGGCAAAAGGACGTTTACCTGTTTTAGCTTAGTTAATTCCCCCATAGTAGACTACGGTCAGCTGAGGCTGCCAACCTCGACTGCTTTCGACAAGTTCGACTCTTCTAATGTGTGTGGGTTCCGGACAGATGATTGTTGGGGTAGTGAAGGATCCGGCATGTCTCATTTTGGACTGTCGATACTTTTGAGCTCCCGGAGATAAGTCGCCACCAGAGATGTCCGGTAGCAGTTCTCTCAGAGCGGCCGTATTAAATCGGAACACCGTGCATGAAGCCATTACTCTCTGGTtgggagagctgccagccagtccgtgcactgcaatcCAATCCCAGTCTGAATTGTACGACTGTGACTGCGCCCttaggctacagtcacactatcagtactatcagtatttggtcagtatttcacatcagtatttgtaagctgagTCTTCCTCACCAGTCCATGCTTGCGGCACAATGTGTGGATTTATGCATGATTACGGACAGTTTGTCTCAACTCCCATCTAGTCTTAGATAATAAACTGCTTGGAAATATGAAGCAAGCATGGAGTCCAGATCTGCGGCTTGTGGGACTGGCTGTCTAGTAGCACCTCCCTACAGTATAGCGCGGTGCTACATGACCTGTACTGGTCTCTCTTTGAGTTGCTCCACTAGACACAAGGTGGTGGCGCTCTCCTTGCTATATTTCTGATACATTGTGTTCTGTACAAGACCCCTAACTTCTTACCTTGTACCAAACCCCTTGTACCAAACATAGAAAGTAATTCACAGCTCCTCCTGTACACGCTGAAGACCAGAAATCTGTCGTAAAATATCTTTTATTTTTTTGGTAAGGTTGTCAAAGgagtctgcaaaaaaataaaaaatgtgcatgAATGCCAATATTTGATTCTGTTATCAAAGTCCATCTACAACAGTCGTATGGCGGCTTCCAAATATCCACTTCGAAATTTACTGCCCTAATGTCAGAAGGCAGTTGTCGCTTTTCACCTGTTCACATGGAGAAGCCTCCACGATTTCTCCTCATACTATGCCGGGAGCTTATCATTCGAGACATTGTAGAAGTCAGTGTTGCTTGCGGCTGCATAGCTGTAATTTGCACCAAATGTATCTGTGTTGCACAATATTTGCCTATCTAGACCAGTTCTTCTACTTTTCTATGGCTCACCCCCCTCTACTGGAGCAAGAATTgatacattattaaaaaaaaaaaatgtgtcagcAGTGATTTTTAGAAGAGTTTTGAGCAGGCTCATCAGCAGAGGCAGTATTGTTTTTCAGAAGaattttcagcaggctcattatcagcagaggcaggatttcTTTTCAGAGGGGTTTTGAGCAGGctcatcagcagaggcaggatttcTTTTCAGAAGAGTTTTGAGCAGGCTTATGCGCAGAGGCAGGATTGTTTTTCAGAAGTTTTGAGCAGGCTCATCAGCAGAGGAGGGATTTCTTTTCAGAAGAGTTTTTTTGAGCGGGATTGCTTTtcagaagagttttcagcaggcttatTATCAGAAGAGGCAGGATTACATTGACAGGTAAAATTCTCCATACACAGCTGCTAACAGAATCCAACAATCATAATAAGCAATGGCACAGCTCTCCTGCTCCACCTTCCTTCAAGAAGACCTTTGCACAGGCTCATTAGATGCTTCCAGAGTCAAACTTTGACCAGGCCATGGTTAATATACATGTTTAGTTTCCTGGAGAAAGAAGAAAGTTAAAAATAGCCATAGTGGCCAAAGTGAAAATTGCAAGACTACAGGATGGGGGTAATTATTATTAGATGGGGCTCAGGACCAGGAAGAGGCCTGGATAGGGAAATTAtttcaggaaggggcccaggatgggggggtaTTATAGCTggaagggcacaggatgggggacgttattattagaaggggcccagaatggggaatattataccaggaaggagccagaatacggacattattacaggatgggcctacgagctgggacattatactaggaacaagacaggatagggacattattacaagaaggtgcTCAAGTTGAGGGACATGTTGGCAGGAAGGaggaccagaatggggacattatacctggacaGAGCCAGGATATGgacttattacaggaaggggctcaAGATGGGGGATATGTTATCAGTAAAGGGGCCAAggtggggggacattataccaggaaggggcccaggatgttgGATATTATTACTAAAAGGGGCCCAAGGATGGGGTCCAATCTTACTGGAAGGGGCACCGGATGTTGGACATTATTAccagaaagggcccaggatggaaggacattatactaggaagggacccaggatgggtgacattagaacagggtgggggatattattacattaTATGTGTGCCCAGTTGCAAATGTTGTACAAGGGCCCATCACATTTCAGTTATGCTACTACAAGGGTATTGATATAGGGGTACAGAGGCAGCAGTCTCACCCAGGCTCCAGTGTCGGAGGGCACATGTCAGGCACATGAGGGCACATGTCAGGCATAGAATTTAGATTGAAGCTCAGTAGTTTCAAGTTGCAATTCTGTATATGCCCAAATCCGAAAGCGCTCCCAAGTATCCCGTATTCCACATTCCAAATAATTATTAGCGgcatgagctttttttttttttaagccagaaAATATATTTTCCCATGGAAAAAATATAATATTTGTCTGGTGTGAACCCCGTAGTAGATACATCCTCCAATAACAGAGCCCAGGATCAGATCACATGTGTAGGACGCAATGGACAGATCTGTAATCTGCTCCGTCCTTCTCTGGAATGACATGTTTATCCTGCACTTGACTTTGTCACATACTTTTATGTTTTCAGGGCCCTGAACACGATCAGATTCTCTCTAATTTTTCtttaaaagctaaaaaaaatactgaaaagtTCTGGGAATACAAAGTATCTCAAGCTCCTCGAGTTAGAGGTCTGAACCGACCTCTCCGGGGATTCACTTTCCAGACAGAATTCCCAACTCATTTCCAATGTTTTACCTCATTATAAGGCGATTACATCACTGACAGGGGTCATTATTCTGCAGCATTCAGGGGACGgcgtcacttttttttttattttgccttttctgTTCTTCAGGTCAGGTTATAGGCGTCTCATAAATTATACAGACGTCATATTATGGAATGACTTggacctcattcagacgtctgatttGGGGGGTTTTGCATGGGAGAAGAAAAAGGACCATTTTTAAATTTTTCATTAAAGCGTTCAATGCATTTTTGCTCCATGTGgtgtatgcaaaaaaataaaataaaacatttccaAGCTTTTCGAACCCAATAATTAGGTCATTTTACCCTCAGACACATTTTTGGCTTTTATCGTACTTCCGCTTTTAaacagttttaattttttttccttttttgcatattgCAATAATTTTTACCTCTTTTGTTCCCTATACATGGGGCTTAATTTTTATGTCATATTTTAAGTTTCTTTTTTATGTTTgggaaaaatgtaaaaacaaaataggaaatatttttatatatatatatatatatatatatatatatatatatatatatatatatatatatatatatatataaatattttttaaat contains:
- the LOC143770260 gene encoding dual specificity protein phosphatase 8-like, giving the protein MGGERKPPQAIQAQKLAGILREDSEGVLVIDCRSFSDYNNLHVVGSVNLCGSKLARKRLLKELLVLPHPKIDASFEKQVVVYDQGNQELSAGHFVSLIVGKLEKKYSSVSLLEGGFAEFSSQFPNLCEGRTSNILHTSISQPCLSTSTVSVTRILPHLYLGSQNDVMDQEVINQNGITHVLNVSCSCPKPVFISDNHFLRIPINDSYCEKILPWLGAAVEFIGKVELLNGKVLVHCLAGISRSAAIAIAYIMRSMGLSLDDAYRFVKEKRPTISPNFNFLGQLLEYEMSLVNFRQSHPAQTVHPDSPTDSEHSEQPRTEKPPNTEQICQSIHNLNSMSQEIEVAIDATKLDSSCVKDESESTLAGRFTSMGISSDQRREISSLKRSFSLDIKSVYTPLSSSTESRTNFYQSSQLVPSSQSVSSKPMGLWDRFLGFGLNFLYFYSEEEEAQQNLNHKVRPKGICDQRDAPENLKKRRANTKSLDEGPPRPFTLNIPNCKGQTFLKEKTLEVGSRVRTISPVPL